Proteins encoded in a region of the Zea mays cultivar B73 chromosome 4, Zm-B73-REFERENCE-NAM-5.0, whole genome shotgun sequence genome:
- the LOC100383369 gene encoding homeobox-leucine zipper protein HOX16 isoform X1 has translation MLGLEEGRGVKRPFYTSPDELLEEEYYDEQLPEKKRRLTPEQVHLLERSFEEENKLEPERKTELARKLGLQPRQVAVWFQNRRARWKTKQLERDFDRLKASFDALRADHDALLQDNHRLRSQVVSLTEKLREKEATEGDANGAAAALPAVGVVRASVADDVEEPEPEPEPEAEAAAFEERQVKSEDRLSTGSGGSAVVDAADALLYNGRIGGAAVDSSVESYFPGAEVQDQYHGCGTMGPVTHGAGGIQSDDDDGAGSDEGCSYYADEEAAAAFLSEHTHHADGDDEDAGQVSWWWMWN, from the exons ATGCTTGGCCTTGAAGAAGGGCGCGGCGTAAAACGGCCCTTCTACACCTCGCCCGACGAGCTCCTCGAGGAGGAGTACTACGACGAGCAGCTGCCGGAGAAGAAGCGCCGCCTGACGCCGGAGCAG GTGCACCTGCTGGAGAGGAGCTTCGAGGAGGAGAACAAGCTGGAGCCGGAGCGCAAGACGGAGCTGGCGCGCAAGCTGGGCCTGCAGCCCCGGCAGGTGGCCGTGTGGTTCCAGAACCGGCGCGCCCGGTGGAAGACCAAGCAGCTGGAGCGCGACTTCGACCGCCTCAAGGCCTCCTTCGACGCCCTCCGCGCGGACCACGACGCCCTTCTCCAGGACAACCACCGCCTCCGCTCACAG GTGGTGTCGTTGACCGAGAAGCTGCGAGAGAAGGAGGCGACGGAGGGCGACGCCAACGGCGCCGCGGCGGCGTTGCCGGCGGTGGGCGTTGTCAGGGCTTCCGTGGCCGATGACGTCGAGGAaccggagccggagccggagccggaggcagaggCGGCGGCGTTCGAGGAGCGGCAGGTGAAGTCCGAGGACAGGCTGAGCACGGGCAGCGGCGGGAGCGCGGTGGTGGACGCGGCGGACGCGCTGTTGTACAACGGCAGGATCGGCGGCGCGGCCGTCGATAGCAGCGTCGAGTCGTACTTCCCCGGCGCCGAGGTCCAGGACCAGTACCACGGCTGCGGGACGATGGGTCCAGTAACCCACGGCGCTGGAGGCATCCAGtcggacgacgacgacggcgccgGCAGCGACGAGGGATGCAGCTACTACGCCGACGAAGAAGCCGCCGCCGCGTTCCTCTCCGAACACACCCACCACGCGGAcggcgacgacgaggacgccggccAGGTCAGCTGGTGGTGGATGTGGAACTAG
- the LOC103655671 gene encoding uncharacterized protein has product MSSAASNPSAQPGVDKQPLKRNSDDIGWEYGTIVNPNDWNVIKCKLCPMVVKDGIYRLKLHIAGRKGQVRACPNATQEDRDKCSKALDDSRKAKIARLTEKQEVIDAVADEMDVNDDTGLDDIGSSQPRTMGPMDKFTMSLDSNSLGSTQKNLHQQKISEHVMKERLHILKRYVARWMYVQGIPFNAINCDEFDQVLEAAGRFGPGAKKPYQHELREKLLHEEVEDTKKMIKDHAQEWKKTGCSLMTDAWTDQKRRSIMNICINSAIGTYFVESKEVSAESIFDNEDVVDGFYAAIETFYHGDFQKQNEVINNDFHKFKDKLGHFGKKVALFGCKDPEFNPAKWWANYGTQVPLLQKFVVRILSLTSSASGCERNWSCFEGIHTKKRNRLTCDRVDKLVYVRFNHIHAKRRIRAQKNKKADPLVATDVTFAQGWMVDGAEKDEEGSDVEPVTGLTWKLIAETCGAEEVTKLRRSARLTVEREVEDTPLSETESEEEAPQEEDVDFESDQDDVITAGYELDAEEDNDG; this is encoded by the exons ATGTCATCGGCGGCTTCCAATCCATCAGCTCAACCAGGAGTGGACAAGCAACCACTTAAGCGGAATAGCGATGACATAGGGTGGGAGTATGGAACTATTGTCAATCCAAATGATTGGAATGTCATAAAATGCAAGTTATGTCCTATGGTTGTCAAGGATGGGATTTATAGGCTTAAGCTGCATATTGCTGGTAGAAAAGGGCAAGTCCGAGCATGCCCCAATGCAACTCAAGAGGATAGAGACAAGTGCAGTAAAGCTCTTGATGATTCTAGGAAAGCTAAAATAGCTAGGCTAACAGAAAAACAAGAGGTTATTGATGCAGTTGCAGATGAGATGGATGTTAATGATGACACGGGCCTTGATGACATTGGCAGCTCTCAACCAAGGACAATGGGTCCTATGGACAAGTTCACAATGTCTCTTGACTCCAATTCTTTGGGTTCCACACAAAAAAACCTTCACCAACAAAAGATTTCTGAACATGTAATGAAAGAAAGGTTGCATATATTGAAGAGATATGTTGCTAGGTGGATGTATGTGCAAG GAATACCTTTCAATGCCATAAACTGTGATGAGTTTGACCAAGTGTTGGAAGCTGCTGGCCGCTTCGGTCCAGGTGCAAAGAAACCTTATCAACATGAGCTGCGGGAGAAACTGTTGCATGAGGAAGTGGAGGATACAAAGAAGATGATTAAAGATCATGCACAAGAATGGAAAAAAACCGGTTGCTCTCTTATGACTGATGCTTGGACAGACCAAAAGAGGAGGAGCATAATGAACATATGTATCAATTCTGCCATCGGTACATATTTTGTTGAGTCAAAAGAGGTTTCAGCTGAGTCAATCTTTGACAATGAGGATGTGGTAGATGGGTTTTATGCAGCTATTGAAACATTCTACCATGGTGATTTTCAGAAGCAAAATGAAGTGATCAATAATGACTTTCACAAGTTTAAGGACAAACTTGGACATTTTGGGAAAAAAGTAGCTTTGTTTGGCTGCAAGGATCCTGAATTCAATCCAG CTAAGTGGTGGGCAAATTATGGAACACAAGTTCCATTACTTCAAAAGTTTGTTGTTAGAATTCTCTCTTTGACATCAAGTGCTTCAGGTTGTGAAAGGAATTGGAGCTGTTTTGAAGGG ATCCATACAAAGAAAAGGAATAGACTCACATGTGACAGAGTTGACAAGCTTGTGTATGTTAGATTCAACCATATTCATGCAAAGAGAAGAATTAGAGCCCAAAAGAATAAAAAGGCAGATCCTCTTGTAGCAACCGATGTAACTTTTGCTCAAGGATGGATGGTTGATGGTGCTGAGAAGGATGAAGAAGGGTCTGATGTTGAGCCGGTGACCGGTCTCACATGGAAATTGATTGCTGAGACATGTGGTGCTGAAGAGGTCACAAAACTACGTAGGAGTGCAAGATTGACTGTTGAAAGAGAGGTTGAAGACACACCGCTGTCTGAAACTGAAAGTGAAGAAGAAGCACCACAAGAGGAAGATGTTGACTTTGAGTCGGATCAAGATGATGTGATCACAGCTGGATATGAGCTAGATGCGGAGGAAGACAATGATGGCTGA
- the LOC100383369 gene encoding Homeobox-leucine zipper protein HOX16 (The RefSeq protein has 1 substitution compared to this genomic sequence) translates to MESGRLIFNAPGSGAGQMLFLDCGAGGGPGGGLLHRGGRPMLGLEEGRGVKRPFYTSPDELLEEEYYDEQLPEKKRRLTPEQVHLLERSFEEENKLEPERKTELARKLGLQPRQVAVWFQNRRARWKTKQLERDFDRLKASFDALRADHDALLQDNHRLRSQVVSLTEKLREKEATEGDANGAAAALPAVGVVRASVADDVGEPEPEPEPEAEAAAFEERQVKSEDRLSTGSGGSAVVDAADALLYNGRIGGAAVDSSVESYFPGAEVQDQYHGCGTMGPVTHGAGGIQSDDDDGAGSDEGCSYYADEEAAAAFLSEHTHHADGDDEDAGQVSWWWMWN, encoded by the exons ATGGAGTCCGGACGGCTCATCTTCAACGCGCCCGGCTCCGGCGCCGGGCAGATGCTCTTCCTGGACTGCGGCGCAGGCGGTGGTCCCGGCGGCGGCTTGTTGCATCGAG GCGGGAGACCGATGCTTGGCCTTGAAGAAGGGCGCGGCGTAAAACGGCCCTTCTACACCTCGCCCGACGAGCTCCTCGAGGAGGAGTACTACGACGAGCAGCTGCCGGAGAAGAAGCGCCGCCTGACGCCGGAGCAG GTGCACCTGCTGGAGAGGAGCTTCGAGGAGGAGAACAAGCTGGAGCCGGAGCGCAAGACGGAGCTGGCGCGCAAGCTGGGCCTGCAGCCCCGGCAGGTGGCCGTGTGGTTCCAGAACCGGCGCGCCCGGTGGAAGACCAAGCAGCTGGAGCGCGACTTCGACCGCCTCAAGGCCTCCTTCGACGCCCTCCGCGCGGACCACGACGCCCTTCTCCAGGACAACCACCGCCTCCGCTCACAG GTGGTGTCGTTGACCGAGAAGCTGCGAGAGAAGGAGGCGACGGAGGGCGACGCCAACGGCGCCGCGGCGGCGTTGCCGGCGGTGGGCGTTGTCAGGGCTTCCGTGGCCGATGACGTCGAGGAaccggagccggagccggagccggaggcagaggCGGCGGCGTTCGAGGAGCGGCAGGTGAAGTCCGAGGACAGGCTGAGCACGGGCAGCGGCGGGAGCGCGGTGGTGGACGCGGCGGACGCGCTGTTGTACAACGGCAGGATCGGCGGCGCGGCCGTCGATAGCAGCGTCGAGTCGTACTTCCCCGGCGCCGAGGTCCAGGACCAGTACCACGGCTGCGGGACGATGGGTCCAGTAACCCACGGCGCTGGAGGCATCCAGtcggacgacgacgacggcgccgGCAGCGACGAGGGATGCAGCTACTACGCCGACGAAGAAGCCGCCGCCGCGTTCCTCTCCGAACACACCCACCACGCGGAcggcgacgacgaggacgccggccAGGTCAGCTGGTGGTGGATGTGGAACTAG